In Turicibacter sanguinis, a genomic segment contains:
- the plsY gene encoding glycerol-3-phosphate 1-O-acyltransferase PlsY: protein MINFILIIAAYLLGSFPSALVIGKTFYQKDIRQYGSGNLGSTNAFRVLGKKGGTIVFILDVLKGGLAVLAAMYLGATIHPLIISMFALIGHIYPIFANFKGGKAVATSAGIILFYSPLLFITLFIIFVISLKIWKMVSLSSTIISIAAVLIVWFGHYDLTAKIMFTLFAAMIIIKHIPNYKRILNGTENKVSF from the coding sequence ATGATTAACTTCATACTAATTATTGCCGCTTACTTGCTAGGATCATTTCCTTCAGCGCTTGTAATTGGAAAAACATTTTATCAAAAAGATATTCGTCAATATGGTTCTGGTAACCTAGGGTCAACGAATGCCTTCCGAGTTCTTGGAAAAAAAGGGGGGACCATTGTCTTTATTCTTGATGTGTTAAAAGGTGGGTTAGCTGTTTTAGCAGCCATGTACTTAGGAGCTACGATCCATCCCTTAATTATTTCGATGTTTGCTTTAATCGGACATATTTACCCTATTTTTGCTAACTTCAAAGGTGGAAAAGCTGTTGCAACAAGTGCAGGAATCATTTTATTCTATTCACCTCTTTTATTTATCACACTCTTTATTATCTTTGTCATTTCATTAAAGATATGGAAAATGGTCTCTTTATCTTCAACTATTATCTCAATTGCCGCAGTATTAATTGTTTGGTTTGGACATTATGACTTAACAGCCAAAATTATGTTTACCTTATTTGCTGCAATGATTATTATTAAGCACATCCCGAACTATAAACGCATTTTAAATGGAACTGAAAATAAAGTCTCATTTTAA
- a CDS encoding aspartyl-phosphate phosphatase Spo0E family protein: MKTISCSEPMNFNNSKDIYNRITTIKAELHELVKTFGMVHELTVAKSQELDLVVNEYMCSKQQF, encoded by the coding sequence TTGAAAACTATTTCATGTTCAGAACCGATGAATTTCAATAATTCTAAAGACATTTATAATCGTATTACAACCATTAAGGCTGAATTACACGAACTCGTAAAAACATTTGGAATGGTACATGAATTGACAGTAGCAAAAAGTCAAGAATTAGATTTAGTTGTAAATGAATACATGTGTTCTAAACAACAATTTTAA
- a CDS encoding PTS transporter subunit IIC yields MSLTLEVQISIILMMSLFFILITLMNQIKERESLKQLIIVQSKIILGIGLFLMSLVFLNSYYYLISSVICYVLKISPVYMSSASFETVLIEKWFVIICTVLMAFVTNVALAYYTRFKHLFIAPFEMIIFTTVMMTLLQQSSLSISSQIMMMAVVLGMVMSIAPSITSKLCKGELEGRTTLGLFHYLDNWLCIGAGNLFGKCHLSTEAFVENSNFKRILKKGFSGVTCCLIITTVLLTFIAYFQGYHEQTRLVILNQLIVEGIGLQVINVLILLMGIGCFYGFYRLIISVYPVYLSFFEKIIPTAYFATDWIYQLQHCRYVGLIGFISSYVAALVTLMYLSFYQVTEIVIPELVSIGLIGVLVSKMANQVNGVKGTLIASFMNGILLTVIPTLSLHFLKALQLEGSFRSLDTFFISQLLDRLFIF; encoded by the coding sequence ATGAGTCTTACACTAGAGGTGCAAATTTCCATTATTTTGATGATGAGTCTTTTTTTTATACTGATTACACTCATGAATCAAATTAAAGAACGTGAATCACTTAAGCAGTTAATAATTGTTCAATCTAAAATAATACTAGGAATCGGCTTGTTTTTAATGAGTTTAGTCTTTTTAAATAGTTATTATTATTTGATTTCTTCAGTGATTTGCTATGTTTTGAAAATATCACCCGTTTATATGAGTTCCGCTTCATTTGAAACAGTTTTAATCGAGAAATGGTTTGTGATTATATGTACGGTTTTAATGGCCTTTGTCACCAATGTAGCATTAGCTTATTATACAAGGTTTAAACATTTATTTATTGCACCATTTGAAATGATTATATTCACGACTGTGATGATGACTCTTTTACAACAAAGTTCACTCTCAATTTCGAGCCAAATTATGATGATGGCAGTAGTATTAGGAATGGTCATGAGTATAGCACCTTCAATCACCTCAAAGCTTTGTAAAGGGGAATTAGAAGGTCGTACAACACTTGGGTTATTTCATTACCTAGATAACTGGCTCTGTATTGGGGCAGGAAATTTATTTGGTAAGTGTCATTTATCAACTGAGGCCTTTGTTGAAAACTCAAATTTTAAACGAATACTTAAAAAAGGATTTAGTGGCGTGACGTGCTGTTTAATCATAACAACAGTTTTATTAACTTTTATCGCCTATTTTCAAGGCTATCATGAACAGACAAGATTAGTGATTTTGAATCAATTGATTGTTGAAGGTATTGGGTTGCAAGTGATTAATGTTTTAATTCTTTTAATGGGAATCGGCTGTTTTTATGGGTTTTATCGATTAATCATCAGTGTATATCCCGTTTATTTATCCTTTTTTGAAAAAATAATTCCAACTGCCTATTTTGCAACGGATTGGATTTATCAACTTCAACATTGTCGGTATGTTGGGTTAATTGGGTTTATTAGTAGTTATGTGGCTGCGCTTGTCACCTTAATGTATCTGAGTTTTTATCAAGTAACTGAGATTGTGATTCCAGAGTTAGTGTCTATTGGATTGATTGGAGTTTTAGTTAGTAAAATGGCAAATCAGGTAAATGGAGTTAAAGGGACACTGATTGCTTCATTTATGAATGGAATTTTATTAACCGTTATCCCAACGCTTTCATTACATTTTTTAAAAGCGCTACAATTAGAAGGAAGTTTTAGGTCACTAGACACGTTCTTTATTTCACAATTACTTGACAGATTGTTCATATTCTAG
- a CDS encoding YneF family protein, with the protein MLYTNWVFWVWIIVAILIGAIIGFFVAQKQLKKYLQKNPPINEEVVRTMMMQMGRTPSQKQINQVMKSINQNMK; encoded by the coding sequence ATGTTATATACTAACTGGGTATTCTGGGTTTGGATTATTGTAGCTATTTTAATTGGTGCAATTATTGGATTCTTTGTTGCTCAAAAACAATTAAAAAAATATTTACAAAAAAACCCACCTATTAATGAAGAGGTTGTTCGTACAATGATGATGCAAATGGGACGTACACCATCTCAAAAACAAATTAATCAAGTGATGAAATCAATTAATCAAAATATGAAATAA